A window of the Thermus thermophilus HB8 genome harbors these coding sequences:
- a CDS encoding SAM-dependent methyltransferase translates to MKLYLIGLGPGDPELLTLKALRLIQRLPVLFYPKEEGREPVALGIARPFLPEGKPLLPLPLFTGGDPKEAERARREAARRVREALSRYGEGGYLVLGDSLLYASPLNLLPHLEGVAVEAVPGISAHQLAAASLLKPIALGEEGFAAVTGLGPVDPEGLDRFQSVFVYKAKDLEALERAFPDREGWAFLRLGMPGERVLPLGAAKGVARDYWTLVGLWRKGGEG, encoded by the coding sequence ATGAAGCTCTACCTGATCGGCCTGGGCCCCGGCGACCCCGAGCTCCTCACCCTGAAGGCGCTAAGGCTCATCCAAAGGCTTCCCGTCCTCTTCTACCCCAAGGAGGAGGGGAGGGAGCCCGTCGCCCTGGGAATCGCCCGGCCCTTCCTCCCCGAGGGCAAGCCCCTCCTCCCCTTGCCCCTCTTCACCGGAGGGGACCCCAAGGAGGCGGAGAGGGCGAGGAGGGAGGCGGCCCGCAGGGTCCGGGAGGCCCTTTCCCGCTACGGGGAAGGGGGGTACCTGGTCCTCGGGGACAGCCTCCTCTACGCCTCTCCCCTGAACCTCCTCCCCCACCTGGAGGGGGTGGCGGTGGAGGCCGTTCCCGGGATCAGCGCCCACCAGCTGGCGGCGGCCAGCCTCCTCAAGCCCATCGCCCTGGGGGAGGAGGGGTTCGCCGCGGTGACGGGGCTTGGCCCCGTGGACCCAGAGGGCCTAGACCGCTTCCAGAGCGTCTTCGTCTACAAGGCCAAGGACCTCGAGGCCCTGGAAAGGGCCTTTCCCGACCGGGAGGGGTGGGCCTTTTTGCGCCTGGGGATGCCGGGGGAACGGGTCCTGCCCCTGGGGGCGGCCAAGGGGGTGGCGCGGGACTATTGGACCCTGGTGGGGCTTTGGCGAAAAGGAGGGGAAGGATGA
- a CDS encoding cobalt-precorrin-4/precorrin-4 C(11)-methyltransferase encodes MRPVVHVVGGGPGDPELLTVKGARLLGEARFVLYTGSLFPEGALRELAPKAALLDSKGMTLEEIVLALAEEARKGGGVVRLHSGDPGLYGTLLEEKEALEALGVGVEVVPGVTAAFALAARAGLSLTAPGVAQAVAFTRLGVRTPVPEGQDPKSLARKGLTLAVYLSGMHPRRLSRELLEAGLPGDTPVLYGHKVAQPGEEVGLTDLKGLAHLPARDTTVYLVGEALRAKGVRSLLYDPSFKHRYRR; translated from the coding sequence ATGAGGCCCGTGGTGCACGTGGTGGGCGGGGGGCCCGGGGACCCGGAGCTCCTCACGGTGAAGGGGGCGAGGCTTTTGGGAGAGGCCCGCTTCGTCCTCTACACGGGAAGCCTCTTCCCCGAAGGGGCCTTGCGGGAGCTTGCCCCAAAAGCGGCGCTTCTGGACTCCAAGGGGATGACCTTGGAGGAGATCGTCCTGGCCCTGGCCGAGGAGGCCCGGAAGGGCGGGGGGGTGGTCCGGCTCCACTCGGGGGACCCGGGGCTTTACGGGACCCTTCTGGAGGAGAAGGAGGCCCTCGAGGCCCTAGGGGTGGGGGTGGAGGTGGTGCCCGGGGTCACGGCGGCCTTCGCCCTGGCGGCGAGGGCGGGCCTCTCCCTCACCGCCCCCGGGGTGGCCCAGGCGGTGGCCTTCACCCGGCTTGGGGTCAGGACCCCTGTCCCCGAGGGCCAGGACCCCAAAAGCCTTGCCCGCAAGGGGCTAACCCTTGCGGTCTACCTCTCGGGGATGCACCCAAGGAGGCTATCCCGGGAGCTTCTGGAGGCGGGGCTTCCCGGGGACACCCCGGTGCTCTACGGGCACAAGGTGGCCCAACCGGGGGAGGAGGTGGGGCTCACGGACCTTAAGGGCCTCGCCCACCTCCCCGCCCGGGACACCACGGTCTATCTGGTGGGAGAAGCTTTACGGGCCAAGGGGGTAAGGAGCCTGCTTTACGACCCCAGCTTTAAACACCGCTATAGGAGGTGA
- the cobJ gene encoding precorrin-3B C(17)-methyltransferase, with the protein MGELFLVGMGPGDLPGLTQRAREALEGAEVVIGYSTYVKLLEEMGLLAGKEVVRKGMTEELDRAEEALERALSGQRVALVSGGDPGIYGMAAPVLELMEERGLKRVDGGVGLPGRFAGEEGEVFLAVIPGVTAANAVASLLGSPLAHDTCLISLSDLLTPWPLIERRLHAAGQGDFVVVLYNPQSKRRDWQLRKSAEILLEYRPKETPAALVKSAYRKRQEVALTTLEGLREAEAGMLTTVVIGNRQSRFYEGTFLTPRGYALKYDLDTKEALPGETPGLSLVSPEGASSGRRDA; encoded by the coding sequence ATGGGAGAACTCTTTCTGGTGGGCATGGGCCCCGGGGACCTTCCGGGCCTTACCCAAAGGGCCCGGGAGGCCCTGGAAGGGGCGGAGGTGGTCATCGGCTACAGCACCTACGTGAAGCTCCTTGAAGAGATGGGGCTCCTTGCGGGGAAGGAGGTGGTCAGGAAGGGCATGACCGAGGAGCTGGACCGGGCGGAGGAGGCCCTGGAGCGGGCCCTTTCCGGCCAAAGGGTGGCCCTCGTCTCCGGGGGAGACCCGGGGATCTACGGGATGGCGGCCCCCGTCTTGGAGCTCATGGAAGAGCGGGGCCTAAAGCGGGTGGACGGGGGGGTGGGCCTTCCCGGAAGGTTCGCCGGGGAGGAAGGGGAGGTTTTCCTCGCCGTCATCCCCGGGGTCACGGCGGCCAACGCCGTGGCGAGCCTCCTGGGAAGCCCCCTGGCCCACGACACCTGCCTCATCAGCCTCTCCGACCTCCTCACCCCCTGGCCCCTCATAGAGCGGAGGCTCCACGCCGCGGGGCAGGGGGACTTCGTGGTGGTCCTCTACAACCCCCAAAGCAAAAGGCGGGACTGGCAGCTTAGGAAAAGCGCCGAGATCCTCCTGGAATACCGCCCCAAGGAGACCCCGGCCGCCTTGGTGAAGAGCGCCTACCGCAAGCGGCAGGAGGTCGCCCTCACCACCCTGGAAGGGCTTAGGGAGGCGGAGGCGGGCATGCTCACCACGGTGGTCATCGGCAACCGCCAAAGCCGCTTTTACGAGGGCACCTTCCTCACCCCCAGGGGCTACGCCCTGAAGTACGACCTGGACACCAAGGAAGCCCTCCCCGGGGAAACCCCGGGGCTCTCCCTGGTCAGCCCCGAAGGGGCTAGCTCGGGGAGGCGGGATGCCTGA
- a CDS encoding cobalt-precorrin 5A hydrolase, producing the protein MPELGPLRPERVAVYTLTLPGLAVAERIHRVLPGSTLYAAAKYRGLLEGAVYFEEPIKELLLKTWPLHDGHVFVMASGIVLRAIAPLILDKRVDPAVLVVDLKGRYFVPLLAGHLGGANPLARHLAEALGGEAVLTTGTDSLNAPAPDLLAKALGARVPDWSPLKEVSALLVDGRPVGFWSDCVDLSPLGRYPMVRVLKEPRTEGVEGMVLFTVRKAFPLPVPALFAHPPALVLGIGCNRGTPLEEIRREVFAFLEEGGFARESLRVLATAELKRDEAGLLAFAEEVGLPLRFYPKEVLNAQRIPNPSEAVFRHTGLWGVAEAAVLAEGARLLVEKTKRGNLTLALGVLSLGIPEEALP; encoded by the coding sequence ATGCCTGAGCTTGGGCCCTTGCGCCCTGAGAGGGTGGCCGTCTACACCCTCACCCTCCCCGGCCTCGCCGTGGCGGAGAGGATCCATCGGGTCCTCCCCGGGAGCACCCTCTACGCCGCGGCCAAGTACCGGGGCCTCTTGGAGGGGGCGGTCTACTTTGAGGAGCCGATCAAGGAACTCCTCCTCAAGACCTGGCCCCTCCACGACGGCCACGTCTTCGTCATGGCCTCGGGGATCGTCCTCCGGGCCATCGCCCCCCTGATCCTGGACAAACGGGTGGACCCCGCCGTCTTGGTGGTGGACCTCAAGGGACGCTACTTCGTCCCCCTCCTCGCCGGGCACCTGGGCGGGGCGAACCCCTTAGCCCGCCACCTCGCCGAGGCCCTGGGGGGCGAGGCCGTCCTCACCACGGGGACGGACAGCCTAAACGCCCCCGCCCCCGACCTCCTGGCGAAGGCCCTGGGGGCCCGGGTCCCCGACTGGAGCCCCCTCAAGGAGGTCTCCGCCCTCCTGGTGGACGGGAGGCCCGTGGGCTTCTGGTCGGACTGCGTGGACCTAAGCCCTTTGGGGCGCTACCCCATGGTGCGGGTGCTCAAGGAGCCCAGGACGGAAGGGGTTGAGGGGATGGTCCTCTTCACCGTGCGCAAAGCCTTCCCCCTTCCCGTCCCCGCCCTCTTCGCCCACCCCCCTGCCCTGGTCCTGGGGATCGGGTGCAACCGGGGAACCCCCCTGGAGGAGATCCGGCGGGAGGTCTTCGCCTTCTTGGAGGAAGGGGGCTTCGCCCGGGAAAGCCTTAGGGTCCTGGCCACCGCCGAGCTCAAGCGGGACGAGGCGGGGCTTTTGGCCTTCGCCGAGGAGGTGGGCCTCCCCTTGCGCTTTTACCCCAAGGAGGTCTTGAACGCCCAGAGGATCCCCAACCCCTCGGAGGCCGTCTTCCGCCACACGGGGCTATGGGGGGTGGCCGAGGCCGCCGTCTTGGCGGAAGGGGCGAGGCTCCTCGTGGAGAAGACGAAGCGGGGGAACCTCACCCTGGCCCTGGGGGTCCTATCCCTGGGGATCCCCGAGGAGGCCCTGCCGTGA
- a CDS encoding CbiX/SirB N-terminal domain-containing protein: MILLAAHGSPDPRAQALAQGLRKGLERRLGEEVLLGFIEHQSPTLLESALELARRGGGVVLPLLLLGAGHLKADLPLALEAARVRYPKARFLLARPLGTHPALVALWAERLRRRGATPQDGAVLVLRGGTDPGANAEGAALARLIEEKTGVPTVPAYAAKARPTPREALLRLAALRPRRVFLLPHLFFRGVVEERLRGRAGGLDLEVLPPLMGHPALLEALEGRYREALEGGYAPCDTCRYRFPLGRFAPRREAQIAGLRALRHALFAPGRHPHGPFTHLLLCTGEDCRERGALGLLRRLEEGLRDLGPLVQLTPTPCLSRCGKGPVLIAYPEGVVYGGLSPEDVLPLRKAHLEGGEVYREKLLEVI, encoded by the coding sequence GTGATCCTCCTCGCCGCCCACGGCTCCCCCGACCCGAGGGCCCAGGCCCTGGCCCAGGGGCTCAGGAAGGGACTGGAAAGGCGGCTCGGGGAGGAGGTGCTTTTGGGCTTCATCGAGCACCAAAGCCCCACCCTCCTGGAAAGTGCCCTGGAGCTTGCAAGGCGGGGAGGGGGAGTGGTCCTTCCCCTCCTCCTCCTCGGGGCGGGGCACCTGAAGGCCGACCTGCCCCTCGCTCTGGAGGCGGCCAGGGTCAGGTACCCCAAGGCCCGCTTCCTCCTCGCCCGCCCCCTCGGCACCCACCCCGCCCTGGTGGCCCTCTGGGCGGAGCGGCTTAGGCGCAGGGGGGCCACGCCCCAGGACGGGGCGGTCCTGGTCCTGAGGGGGGGCACCGACCCGGGGGCGAACGCGGAAGGGGCGGCCCTCGCCCGGCTCATAGAGGAGAAAACCGGGGTGCCCACGGTACCCGCCTACGCCGCCAAGGCGAGGCCCACGCCCAGGGAGGCCCTTCTGCGCCTCGCCGCCTTGAGGCCGAGGAGGGTTTTCCTCCTCCCCCACCTCTTCTTCCGGGGGGTGGTGGAGGAGAGGCTGAGGGGCCGGGCAGGGGGCCTGGACCTGGAGGTCCTCCCCCCCCTCATGGGCCACCCCGCCCTCCTCGAGGCCCTCGAGGGCCGCTACCGCGAGGCCCTGGAGGGCGGGTACGCCCCCTGCGACACCTGCCGCTACCGCTTTCCCCTGGGCCGCTTCGCCCCGAGGCGGGAGGCCCAGATCGCGGGGCTAAGGGCCCTCCGCCACGCCCTCTTCGCCCCGGGCCGCCACCCCCACGGGCCCTTCACCCACCTCCTCCTCTGCACCGGGGAGGACTGCCGGGAAAGGGGGGCCCTGGGGCTTCTGCGCCGCTTGGAGGAGGGCCTGAGGGACCTCGGGCCCCTGGTCCAGCTCACCCCCACCCCTTGCCTCAGCCGCTGCGGCAAGGGGCCCGTCCTCATCGCCTACCCCGAGGGGGTGGTCTACGGGGGGCTCTCCCCGGAGGACGTCCTCCCCCTGCGGAAGGCCCACCTGGAAGGGGGGGAGGTCTATCGGGAAAAGCTTTTGGAGGTGATCTAG
- a CDS encoding DUF3209 family protein, translating into MACHELSALRIAIGELLEKEAHDLLHEREELAPVLGQRPELKRLAEAKTLPALEEALREALLHLEERAAQEPEEPYWRGLLLAVEAMEGRLKALRAEAEALYQDLDALHGRLHRLFPRRR; encoded by the coding sequence ATGGCATGCCACGAGCTTTCGGCCCTGAGGATCGCGATCGGCGAGCTTTTGGAGAAGGAAGCCCACGACCTCCTCCACGAGCGGGAGGAGCTTGCCCCCGTGCTCGGGCAACGGCCCGAGCTCAAGCGCCTCGCCGAGGCCAAGACCCTCCCCGCCCTGGAGGAAGCCCTGAGGGAGGCCCTCCTCCACCTGGAGGAAAGGGCCGCCCAGGAGCCCGAAGAGCCCTACTGGCGGGGGCTTCTCCTGGCGGTGGAGGCCATGGAGGGGCGCCTGAAGGCCTTGAGGGCAGAGGCCGAGGCCCTCTACCAGGACCTGGACGCCCTTCACGGGAGGCTCCACCGCCTCTTCCCGAGGAGGCGATGA
- the cobA gene encoding uroporphyrinogen-III C-methyltransferase, whose amino-acid sequence MRGKVYLVGAGFGGPEHLTLKALRVLEVAEVVLHDRLVHPGVLALAKGELVPVGKEGYGGKTPQEAITARLIALAREGRVVARLKGGDPMVFGRGGEEALALRRAGIPFEVVPGVTSAVGALSALGLPLTHRGLARSFAVATGHDPALPLPRADTLVLLMPLHTLGGLKERLLERFPPETPLALLARVGWPGEAVRLGRVEDLPGLGEGLPSPALLVVGKVVGLYGELLPKDHGL is encoded by the coding sequence ATGAGGGGGAAGGTCTACCTGGTGGGGGCGGGGTTTGGAGGTCCGGAGCACCTCACCCTGAAGGCCCTGAGGGTCTTGGAGGTGGCCGAGGTGGTCCTCCACGACCGCCTGGTCCACCCCGGCGTCCTCGCCCTGGCCAAGGGAGAGCTCGTCCCCGTGGGCAAGGAGGGCTACGGGGGAAAGACCCCCCAGGAGGCCATCACGGCGAGGCTCATCGCCCTGGCCCGGGAGGGGCGGGTGGTGGCCCGGCTCAAGGGGGGGGACCCCATGGTCTTCGGGCGGGGCGGGGAGGAGGCCTTGGCCTTGAGGCGGGCGGGCATCCCCTTTGAGGTGGTCCCGGGGGTGACGAGCGCCGTGGGAGCCCTTTCCGCCCTGGGCCTCCCCCTCACCCACCGGGGGCTTGCCCGGAGCTTCGCCGTGGCCACGGGGCACGACCCCGCCCTCCCCCTCCCCCGGGCGGACACCCTGGTCCTCCTCATGCCCCTCCACACCCTGGGAGGGCTCAAGGAAAGGCTTTTGGAACGCTTTCCTCCGGAAACCCCCCTCGCCCTCCTCGCCCGGGTGGGCTGGCCGGGGGAGGCGGTGCGGCTGGGCCGGGTGGAAGACCTCCCGGGCCTCGGGGAAGGGCTCCCCTCCCCGGCCCTCCTGGTGGTGGGGAAGGTGGTGGGGCTTTATGGCGAACTCCTCCCGAAGGACCACGGCCTTTAG
- the bluB gene encoding 5,6-dimethylbenzimidazole synthase, producing MANSSRRTTAFSEAEKAAVYRALLTRRDIRHFRPDPIPEEVLERLYQAFHAAPSVGLTQPWAIVEIRERATKERVFALHQEARARERALFQGKAQRVYDRLRLEGLLEAPLHLAVFQRPVARSLGHHTMPETLAYSVVLAVGNLWTAARAEGIGVGWVSILEPEAVARLLGAPPDYRLLAYLCLGYPRAWPDEPLLERAGWRQREPLLRYRERFP from the coding sequence ATGGCGAACTCCTCCCGAAGGACCACGGCCTTTAGCGAAGCGGAGAAAGCGGCGGTCTACCGGGCCCTCCTTACCCGCCGGGACATCCGCCACTTCCGGCCCGACCCCATTCCGGAGGAAGTTCTGGAAAGGCTCTACCAAGCCTTCCACGCCGCCCCAAGTGTGGGGCTCACCCAACCCTGGGCCATCGTGGAGATCCGGGAAAGGGCGACAAAAGAAAGGGTCTTCGCCCTCCACCAAGAGGCAAGGGCCCGGGAGAGGGCCCTTTTTCAGGGAAAAGCCCAGCGGGTCTACGACCGTCTGCGGCTTGAAGGGCTCCTCGAGGCCCCCCTGCACCTCGCCGTCTTCCAAAGGCCCGTCGCGAGGAGCCTCGGCCACCACACCATGCCCGAGACCCTCGCCTACTCCGTGGTGCTGGCCGTGGGCAACCTCTGGACCGCCGCCCGGGCCGAGGGGATCGGGGTGGGTTGGGTGAGCATCCTGGAACCCGAAGCGGTGGCCAGGCTTCTGGGAGCCCCACCGGACTACCGGCTTCTGGCCTACCTCTGCCTGGGCTACCCCCGCGCCTGGCCGGACGAACCCCTTTTAGAGCGGGCGGGCTGGCGCCAAAGGGAGCCCCTTTTGCGCTACCGGGAGCGCTTCCCGTGA
- the cbiB gene encoding adenosylcobinamide-phosphate synthase CbiB, translating to MSLLLALLLDALFGEPPSRLHPVVWMGRYLAWAWRRVRGFPSGAFYWALGALLFALPAFLLDLLLRPLAWGWVVLGLLLKPLFSLRMLLLEVFGVEKALEEGLEAGRRRLSRIVSRRTEDLSAEEVREAALESLAENLSDSLLAPLLYYALFGLGGAALYRYANTADAMWGYPEHGARGAFAARADDLLNLLPARLTGLLLCPPGLWGRLLQEARKTPSPNAGFPMAALALRLGVRLRKRGAYALNPLAPSPKASHTRKALWLVGGLGYGVGLLLAAATGLW from the coding sequence GTGAGCCTCCTCCTCGCCCTCCTCCTGGACGCCCTCTTCGGGGAGCCCCCTTCCCGGCTCCACCCCGTGGTCTGGATGGGGCGGTACCTCGCCTGGGCCTGGAGGAGGGTCCGGGGTTTCCCGTCCGGGGCCTTCTACTGGGCTTTGGGGGCCCTCCTCTTCGCCCTGCCCGCCTTTCTCCTGGACCTCCTCCTGAGGCCCTTGGCCTGGGGGTGGGTGGTCCTGGGCCTCCTCCTCAAGCCCCTCTTCAGCCTGAGGATGCTCCTCTTGGAGGTCTTTGGGGTGGAGAAGGCCCTGGAAGAGGGCCTCGAGGCGGGAAGAAGGCGCCTTTCCCGCATCGTGAGCCGGAGAACGGAAGACCTCTCCGCGGAGGAGGTGCGGGAGGCCGCCCTGGAAAGCCTCGCGGAGAACCTCTCGGATAGCCTCCTCGCCCCCCTCCTCTACTACGCCCTCTTCGGCCTCGGGGGGGCCGCCCTCTACCGCTACGCCAACACCGCCGACGCCATGTGGGGCTACCCGGAGCACGGGGCCAGGGGCGCCTTCGCCGCCCGGGCGGACGACCTCCTGAACCTGCTTCCGGCCCGGCTCACCGGGCTTCTCCTCTGCCCCCCGGGGCTTTGGGGGAGGCTTTTGCAGGAGGCCCGCAAGACCCCCTCCCCCAACGCGGGCTTCCCCATGGCCGCCCTGGCCTTGAGGCTCGGGGTGCGCCTGAGGAAGCGGGGGGCCTACGCCCTGAACCCCCTGGCCCCCTCCCCCAAGGCTTCCCACACCCGGAAGGCCCTCTGGCTCGTGGGGGGCCTGGGCTACGGGGTGGGCCTCCTCCTCGCGGCGGCCACGGGGCTTTGGTAG
- a CDS encoding HEPN domain-containing protein codes for MERSRDFLLQAKRDLEQARLSLREGFFEWAAFAAQQAAEKAVKAVFQRLGAVAWGHSVAGLLEELAQKLPVPEALLDAASELDKAYIPSRYPDALPEGAPFQRYRRGEAERLLGHAEAVYAYCEGVLSQMDEGGAPPPPRGGA; via the coding sequence GTGGAGCGGAGCCGGGACTTCCTGCTTCAGGCCAAGCGGGACCTGGAGCAGGCCAGGCTTTCCCTGCGGGAAGGGTTTTTTGAGTGGGCGGCCTTCGCGGCGCAACAGGCGGCGGAAAAGGCGGTGAAGGCCGTCTTCCAGAGGCTGGGAGCCGTGGCCTGGGGCCACTCGGTGGCGGGCCTCCTGGAGGAGCTGGCCCAAAAGCTCCCCGTGCCCGAGGCGTTGCTGGATGCCGCCAGTGAGCTGGACAAGGCCTACATCCCAAGCCGGTACCCCGACGCCTTGCCGGAGGGCGCCCCTTTTCAGCGCTACCGGCGGGGCGAGGCCGAGCGCCTTTTGGGACACGCGGAGGCGGTGTATGCCTACTGTGAAGGTGTTCTATCCCAGATGGACGAGGGAGGAGCTCCTCCTCCGCCTCGAGGAGGGGCTTAA
- a CDS encoding nucleotidyltransferase domain-containing protein — MPTVKVFYPRWTREELLLRLEEGLKALEKEVPLLEAWLFGSWARGRASVGSDVDLLLLYQGPRREDLHRLARKAFPGLPLELHAYTEEEAARLEAVLARMREGALRLRP; from the coding sequence ATGCCTACTGTGAAGGTGTTCTATCCCAGATGGACGAGGGAGGAGCTCCTCCTCCGCCTCGAGGAGGGGCTTAAGGCCCTGGAGAAGGAGGTTCCCCTCCTCGAGGCCTGGCTCTTCGGCTCCTGGGCCCGGGGAAGAGCCTCGGTGGGAAGCGACGTGGACCTCCTCCTCCTCTACCAGGGGCCCCGCCGGGAGGACCTCCACCGCCTGGCCCGAAAGGCTTTCCCCGGCCTTCCCCTAGAGCTCCACGCCTACACCGAGGAGGAGGCGGCCCGCCTCGAGGCCGTCCTCGCCCGGATGCGGGAGGGGGCCCTCCGCCTCCGTCCTTAG
- a CDS encoding pyridoxal phosphate-dependent aminotransferase, producing MLDDVLRPIHGGTDEGPEPLYDFSTNANALGPNPVALAYLRRADPSRYPDPLYRRLRRALAEAHGVSPEQVAVGTGTSELIHRLARWTYLRGPILLLPPTFGEYARAARALDLPLWEAESPEAFLELLPKSSLAFLCVPNNPTGEVYPFLEEAARRAGGALVLDLAYYDLMESPPPLPQTAFRLYSPNKAHGLTGVRAGYLLAPLDLTHFQNLAPSWPLSVYGEAFLHAHLDPEARAWLEGSKRELFRLRGLLAEGLRRLGLEVRESPANFLMVRVGRATEVAKALRERGIRVRDCTSFGLPEWLRLSAQREEAIRALLLALEEVLAGKLRA from the coding sequence ATGCTGGACGACGTCCTCCGCCCCATCCACGGGGGCACCGACGAGGGCCCCGAGCCCCTCTACGACTTCTCCACCAACGCCAACGCCCTAGGCCCCAACCCCGTGGCCCTGGCCTACCTGCGAAGGGCCGACCCGAGCCGCTACCCCGACCCCCTCTACCGGAGGCTACGCCGGGCCCTGGCCGAGGCCCACGGGGTCTCTCCCGAACAGGTGGCCGTGGGCACGGGGACGAGCGAGCTCATCCACCGCCTGGCCCGCTGGACCTACCTGCGGGGGCCCATCCTCCTCCTCCCCCCCACCTTCGGCGAGTACGCCCGGGCCGCCCGGGCCCTGGATCTGCCCCTCTGGGAGGCGGAAAGCCCCGAGGCCTTCCTGGAGCTCCTTCCCAAAAGTTCCCTCGCCTTCCTCTGCGTGCCCAACAACCCCACGGGGGAGGTCTACCCCTTCCTGGAGGAGGCGGCCAGGCGCGCAGGGGGCGCCCTGGTCCTGGACCTCGCCTACTACGACCTCATGGAATCCCCCCCGCCCCTCCCCCAAACGGCCTTCCGCCTCTACAGCCCCAACAAGGCCCACGGCCTCACGGGGGTCAGGGCGGGGTACCTCCTGGCCCCCCTGGACCTCACCCACTTCCAGAACCTGGCCCCTTCCTGGCCCCTCTCCGTCTACGGGGAGGCCTTCCTCCACGCCCACCTGGACCCGGAGGCCCGGGCCTGGCTGGAGGGGAGCAAAAGGGAGCTCTTCCGCCTCCGGGGCCTCCTCGCCGAGGGGCTTAGGAGGCTTGGCCTCGAGGTCCGGGAAAGCCCCGCCAACTTCCTCATGGTGCGGGTGGGAAGGGCCACGGAGGTGGCGAAGGCCCTGAGGGAAAGGGGCATAAGGGTGCGGGACTGCACCAGTTTTGGCCTCCCCGAGTGGCTCAGGCTTTCCGCCCAGAGGGAGGAGGCCATAAGGGCCCTCCTCCTCGCCCTGGAGGAGGTCCTCGCGGGTAAACTCAGGGCATGA